In Vreelandella piezotolerans, one genomic interval encodes:
- a CDS encoding tripartite tricarboxylate transporter TctB family protein yields MLTLTKDRALALALLVMVAVMWVESSSIRPPTSWQPYGSALFPRMLLVTIGLLSLLLLIRSLFTRVAPVASWRMEISGWFARRKSVVALFILFGLYAVLLPLLGYIVATIGFLVASFALLLGVDTKRKWLINLGISCTFVPLVFVIFRYGLNVWLP; encoded by the coding sequence ATGCTAACGCTTACCAAAGACCGCGCGCTGGCGCTCGCGCTGCTTGTAATGGTGGCTGTCATGTGGGTGGAGTCGAGCTCCATTCGCCCGCCGACAAGCTGGCAGCCTTATGGATCTGCCCTGTTCCCACGCATGTTACTCGTCACGATCGGGCTTTTATCGCTTTTGCTGCTGATCCGCTCTCTGTTCACCCGCGTTGCTCCCGTGGCGTCCTGGCGAATGGAGATCAGCGGTTGGTTCGCGCGGCGTAAGTCCGTCGTAGCGCTCTTTATACTGTTTGGGCTTTATGCCGTACTGCTGCCCTTACTGGGCTATATCGTGGCCACCATCGGTTTTTTAGTGGCCTCTTTTGCTTTGCTGTTAGGCGTCGACACCAAGCGTAAATGGCTGATTAACCTAGGGATCAGCTGCACGTTCGTGCCGCTGGTATTCGTGATTTTCCGCTATGGCCTGAACGTATGGCTGCCCTAA
- a CDS encoding Bug family tripartite tricarboxylate transporter substrate binding protein, translating to MTRSKLALSTTLAAIGLTSSLALLSTAHADYPEQDIRLIIPYGPGGATDIIFRLVSQEAEQHLGASIVPVNMAGAGATLGSRNVKDATPDGYTLLGSHDTIALSKLAGTVDYSYDAFEPIALLTQTINIPTTYAGHPVESAADIADYVRENPGQVRFSMIPSSTDHFFWAQFFQEAGIDMADVRLVGYPDTGQQVSALMAEEVDFAMFNLPSGGAFYEDGTFKPLGIAHPERLDSMPDVATLREQGIEMDHSTSRGIFAPKDTPQEVLDAVAEAYGQALEEEQVQSRIENEFGSVVRFLAGEDYQAFLEENEAALSAAAENIDFQN from the coding sequence ATGACGCGTTCTAAACTTGCTCTAAGTACCACACTCGCCGCCATTGGGCTGACGTCCAGCCTGGCGCTCCTATCCACTGCCCACGCGGATTATCCCGAGCAGGATATTCGTTTGATCATTCCTTATGGGCCCGGTGGTGCCACGGATATTATTTTCCGTTTGGTATCACAAGAAGCAGAGCAGCACTTAGGTGCTTCGATCGTTCCGGTGAATATGGCCGGGGCGGGCGCAACGCTTGGGTCACGCAACGTCAAGGACGCCACGCCCGATGGCTACACGCTGCTGGGCAGCCATGACACCATTGCGCTTTCAAAGCTCGCCGGTACCGTCGATTACTCCTACGACGCGTTTGAGCCCATCGCCCTACTCACACAAACCATCAATATTCCAACCACGTATGCCGGACACCCCGTAGAGAGCGCGGCAGATATTGCTGACTACGTACGCGAAAACCCAGGCCAAGTTCGTTTCAGCATGATTCCAAGCTCTACCGATCATTTCTTTTGGGCACAGTTTTTCCAAGAGGCTGGCATCGATATGGCCGATGTTCGTCTAGTGGGCTACCCCGACACTGGCCAACAAGTATCGGCATTGATGGCAGAGGAAGTGGACTTTGCCATGTTCAACCTGCCTTCTGGGGGCGCTTTTTATGAAGATGGTACGTTCAAGCCTCTCGGGATTGCGCATCCCGAGCGTTTAGACAGCATGCCGGATGTAGCGACCCTTCGGGAGCAGGGTATCGAGATGGATCACTCCACCAGTCGCGGTATCTTTGCGCCCAAAGACACACCTCAAGAGGTACTAGATGCCGTCGCAGAGGCCTATGGTCAAGCACTGGAGGAGGAGCAAGTACAAAGCCGAATCGAGAATGAGTTCGGCTCGGTTGTACGCTTCCTGGCAGGCGAGGATTACCAAGCGTTCTTAGAGGAAAACGAGGCGGCGCTTTCGGCGGCGGCTGAAAACATCGATTTCCAAAACTAA